From Chlorocebus sabaeus isolate Y175 chromosome 15, mChlSab1.0.hap1, whole genome shotgun sequence, the proteins below share one genomic window:
- the DNAJB11 gene encoding dnaJ homolog subfamily B member 11, with amino-acid sequence MAPQNLSTFCLLLLYLIGAVIAGRDFYKILGVPRSASIKDIKKAYRKLALQLHPDRNPDDPQAQEKFQDLGAAYEVLSDSEKRKQYDTYGEEGLKDGHQSSHGDIFSHFFGDFGFMFGGTPRQQDRNIPRGSDIIVDLEVTLEEVYAGNFVEVVRNKPVARQAPGKRKCNCRQEMRTTQLGPGRFQMTQEVVCDECPNVKLVNEERTLEVEIEPGVRDGMEYPFIGEGEPHVDGEPGDLRFRIKVVKHPIFERRGDDLYTNVTISLVESLVGFEMDITHLDGHKVHISRDKITRPGAKLWKKGEGLPNFDNNNIKGSLIITFDVDFPKEQLTEEAREGIKQLLKQGSVQKVYNGLQGY; translated from the exons ATGGCTCCGCAGAACCTGAGCACCTTTTGCCTGTTGCTACTGTACCTCATCGGGGCCGTGATTGCCGG ACGAGACTTCTATAAGATCTTGGGGGTGCCTCGAAGTGCCTCTATAAAGGATATTAAAAAGGCCTATAGGAAACTAGCCCTGCAGCTTCATCCCGACCGGAACCCTGATGATCCACAAGCCCAGGAGAAATTCCAGGATCTGGGTGCTGCTTATGAG GTTCTGTCAGATAGTGAGAAACGGAAACAGTACGATACTTATGGTGAAGAAGGATTAAAAGATGGCCATCAGAGCTCCCATGGAGACATTTTTTCACA CTTCTTTGGGGATTTTGGTTTCATGTTTGGAGGAACCCCTCGTCAGCAAGACAGAAATATTCCAAGAGGAAGTGATATTATTGTAGATCTAGAAGTCACTTTGGAAGAAGTATATGCAGGAAATTTTGTGGAA GTAGTTAGAAACAAACCTGTGGCAAGGCAGGCTCCTGGCAAACGGAAGTGCAATTGCCGGCAAGAGATGCGGACCACCCAGCTGGGCCCTGGGCGCTTCCAAATGACCCAGGAGGTGGTCTGCGATGAATGCCCTAATGTCAA ACTAGTGAATGAAGAACGAACGCTGGAAGTAGAAATAGAGCCTGGGGTGAGAGACGGCATGGAGTACCCCTTTATTGGAGAAG GTGAGCCTCATGTGGATGGGGAGCCTGGAGATTTACGGTTCCGAATCAAAGTTGTCAA GCACCCAATATTTGAAAGGAGAGGAGATGATTTGTACACAAATGTGACAATCTCATTAGTTGAGTCGCTGGTTGGCTTTGAGATGGATATTACTCACTTGGATGGTCACAAG GTACATATTTCCCGGGATAAGATCACCAGGCCAGGAGCGAAGCTATGGAAGAAAGGGGAAGGGCTCCCCAACTTTGACAACAATAATATCAAGGGCTCTTTGATAATCACTTTTGATGTGgattttccaaaagaacagttaaCAGAGGAAGCAAGAGAAG GTATCAAACAGCTACTGAAACAAGGGTCAGTGCAGAAGGTATACAATGGACTGCAAGGATATTAA